The Deltaproteobacteria bacterium genome segment GAGCGTGATCGGCGGAATTCTGGCCGGACAGGCGATCGCCAAGGCGGGCGTCAAGTGCGTGTTCACCCTGTGCGGCGGGCACGTCGCGCCCATTTACATCGGCCTTCAGATGAGCGGCGTGCGCATCATCGACACCCGCCACGAAGCCGCCGCGGCCCATGCCGCCGACGCCTGGGGCCGCCTGACCGGCATCCCGGGCGTGGCGATCGTCACCGCCGGCCCGGGCGTCACCAACGCCGTTACCGGCATCGCCAACGCCTTTCAAGCCGAAAGCCCCATGGTCCTCATCGGCGGCAAGGTCGGCATGACGCGCATGGATCAGGGCTCTCTTCAGGAGATGGACCAGCTCTCGCTCGTTTCGTCGATCACCAAATGGCGGGCGTGCGTGTACGAGACCGCGCGCATTCCCGAATACATCGCCCGGGCGTTCCACGTGGCGAATACGGGACGCAAGGGCCCCGTGTATCTGGAGATTCCCATCGACATCCTGCTCAAGCAGGACGAGCCGCGTCACGCCGGGCCGCGCACGCCTCTGCCGGACGAGGGCGCGTCGCAGGCCGACGTCTACATGGTCGAGGAAGTGGCCCGGCTGATCGCGCACGCCGAGCGGCCCGTCATCGTCGGCGGCGCGTCGCTGCACTGGGACGGCGCCGCCCAGCAGCTCGACGAATTCGCCCGGGCCACCGCCGTGCCGGTGTACCTGAATGGCCTCGGTCGCGGTCACCTGCCGCACGACCACCCCAACTTTTTTGCCCACACCCGCAAGCACGCGCTGGCCAAGGCCGACGTGGTGGTGCTGATCGGCGCGGAAGCCGACTTCCGCCTCGGCTACGGACGCGGCATCAACAAGGACGCAAAGATCATCAAGATCGAGCCCGACGCGTTCAAGGTCGGGTTCAACGTCGATCCCGAGCGCGTGCTGGTGGGCAACGCGCGTTTCATCCTGCGCCAGCTCACGCTGGCGTGGCGGGGTCGGTCCGACGCCGCGCCAAAGACCGCATGGCTCGCCGAAATGCGTGAAATGGAAGCCGCCGCGTGGGAAGCGCTGCGCGAGGAGATGGAGTCGGACATCTACCCCGTGAATCCCAATCGCTTCGGCGCGGAGATCGCCAAGGCGATCGAC includes the following:
- a CDS encoding acetolactate synthase gives rise to the protein MIGGILAGQAIAKAGVKCVFTLCGGHVAPIYIGLQMSGVRIIDTRHEAAAAHAADAWGRLTGIPGVAIVTAGPGVTNAVTGIANAFQAESPMVLIGGKVGMTRMDQGSLQEMDQLSLVSSITKWRACVYETARIPEYIARAFHVANTGRKGPVYLEIPIDILLKQDEPRHAGPRTPLPDEGASQADVYMVEEVARLIAHAERPVIVGGASLHWDGAAQQLDEFARATAVPVYLNGLGRGHLPHDHPNFFAHTRKHALAKADVVVLIGAEADFRLGYGRGINKDAKIIKIEPDAFKVGFNVDPERVLVGNARFILRQLTLAWRGRSDAAPKTAWLAEMREMEAAAWEALREEMESDIYPVNPNRFGAEIAKAIDKDTIIIGDGGNIVAAVSKVLPLTSPRQWMDPGKFGCLGVGMPFALAAQAAFPEKKVLVVFGDGSVGFNGFEIDSAVRQNLPIVCVVGNDAAWTQIRAAQIESAGEEFAAATLLAPTRYNQFAVGLGADGYHVEKAEDIAPTIRLAFERRRPAMINVMVDAALNGRGVSYIAAGLS